The Mercurialis annua linkage group LG2, ddMerAnnu1.2, whole genome shotgun sequence genome contains a region encoding:
- the LOC126666641 gene encoding uncharacterized protein LOC126666641 — MERPNSNSDLHSLLKAIKSSEVVECQVQLIVKLTELDLPDKSDVALVFDSLTTLWDEFTCLDVSQCLLNKAIIQVASKYVDLDLSGCLLLQFPDLGTKASLWCGKHLKMTLMSSADSQEEEHSGIFFQLLLEFLSLSASILINLTRYPVSTDVDSAVIVERFVLEQLNFTKDVVSEAKRISCGSEVLKAAQMVIDAVIRLCKEYFLAVNWDNCGGRSGKEESSIDPILDNCRNHVINITKCTIENLYKLGILAANDGGSLVTILNVSWKGVVTLLQQGKQVLTDRVCVQDILITLISLVKEPLRRTSMAWSSVEETISTTDCRRTFLPVKFYLINAMKLSTLYPCQALLIYREVAHCVLMISTFRIILSFQKLLNTASQVFSELLEKTSMDFLTSLLNSAEVKQEQKFELLDWLFTDECLSNYSHGDSSSFYKITSVDKTFSANSESVSQDRLLLLGRVALFHTLLRYSVCLEEDIRNNITRKLVWVLDVLVNEEVYSSILDLQIPVAYGSGKTAELVWQPIFSSVVDAIKTFMILVSSTSGWMELEDFLLENLFHPHFLCWEVIMELWCFLLRHAESDMVNNILNKFFSLMKLLASPESVHIPASPLRKIARIICLLLTNGSSSMVDHVYRSVVGDDKSQLSSVMYIALLLEGFPLNVMSDNLRSVAKQKIVTDYFTFIGTSGNKLSTACSSSLSATPVFALSASLQSQQVSISDVDMKSLSFLVTTIRNLKSAVDKPMKQHYHMLLSETLGIISNLKHLYTSDEMEEVILELQNLFISGPAASDPLLYQCKPYLALYMGGLGDMEISEKDDCAKSCAVWELYHMVFKERHWALVHLAIASFGYFAARTSCNELWRFVPQNAALCYDVMSGNDTNVERFMSELKSFLEKETALLIADPSFEQLELLMKEGAVLKEMVQRVASIQIEAMECEETDVDLQSNKRRKLPDGISKGVEILQSGLKVIGDGLSQWQQNQMDSSEHHDKFLTHFSQLQDVITRIISLTDE, encoded by the exons ATGGAGAGACCGAACTCTAACAGCGACTTACACAGTCTGCTAAAAGCCATCAAATCTTCAGAA GTAGTAGAATGCCAGGTTCAGCTGATTGTTAAACTCACTGAGTTAGATTTACCTGACAAATCCGACGTCGCGTTAGTTTTTGATTCTCTCACA ACACTTTGGGATGAGTTTACTTGCTTGGATGTATCACAGTGTTTGTTAAACAAAGCTATAATTCAGGTGGCTTCGAAATATGTAGATTTGGACTTATCGGGATGTTTACTGCTACAATTTCCTGATCTTGGCACTAAG GCAAGCCTATGGTGCGGGAAGCATTTGAAAATGACTCTTATGTCATCTGCTGATTCTCAAGAAGAAGAACATAGTGGCATTTTCTTTCAG CTGCTTTTGGAATTTCTAAGCCTCTCTGCGTCCATTTTGATCAATTTGACAAGATACCCTGTATCAACTGACGTTGATTCTGCAGTTATTGTTGAAAGATTCGTTTTGGAGCAGCTAAATTTTACAAAGGATGTAGTATCAGAAGCTAAG AGAATCAGTTGTGGCTCAGAAGTACTGAAGGCTGCACAAATGGTGATTGATGCTGTGATCAGACTGTGCAAGGAGTATTTCCTAGCTGTGAATTGGGATAACTGCGGTGGAAGATCTGGGAAGGAAGAGAGCAGCATAGATCCTATATTGGACAACTGTAGGAATCATGTTATAAACATCACAAAATGCACTATAGAGAACTTATATAAACTAGGCATTCTTGCAGCAAATGACGGTGGAAGTTTGGTAACGATTCTTAATGTGTCATGGAAAGGTGTGGTTACTTTGCTTCAGCAAGGCAAGCAAGTGCTAACTGATAGGGTATGCGTGCAAGATATTCTTATAACCCTAATTTCACTTGTCAAGGAACCTCTTAGACGTACATCCATGGCTTGGTCTTCGGTGGAGGAAACCATTTCTACAACTGATTGTAGAAGGACATTTCTTCCAGTTAAATTTTACCTCATTAATGCGATGAAATTATCCACCTTATATCCATGTCAAGCATTACTCATTTACAGGGAGGTGGCACATTGTGTCCTCATGATCTCAACCTTCAGGATTATACTAAGCTTTCAAAAGCTTTTGAATACTGCAAGTCAAGTGTTCTCCGAACTTCTAGAGAAGACCTCCATGGATTTCCTTACTTCTTTACTGAATTCAGCTGAAGTGAAACAGGAGCAAAAATTTGAACTTCTGGACTGGCTGTTCACGGATGAATGCCTCTCAAATTATAGTCATGGTGATTCAAGTAGTTTTTATAAGATAACTTCCGTGGATAAAACATTTTCTGCAAATTCCGAATCTGTATCTCAAGATAGGCTATTGCTGCTTGGTCGCGTTGCACTATTTCATACTTTGCTCAGGTATTCTGTTTGTCTCGAGGAAGACATACGGAACAATATAACAAGAAAGCTTGTGTGGGTTTTGGATGTATTAGTTAATGAAGAGGTGTATTCTTCAATTCTTGATTTGCAAATACCTGTAGCATATGGTTCTGGTAAAACAGCTGAATTGGTTTGGCAGCCTATTTTTTCTTCCGTCGTGGATGCAATAAAAACTTTCATGATTTTGGTATCTTCAACTTCTGGTTGGATGGAGTTGGAGGATTTTCTGCTTGAGAATCTTTTCCATCCACATTTTCTTTGCTGGGAGGTTATAATGGAACTTTGGTGCTTTTTGCTGCGTCATGCTGAATCTGACATGGTAAATAACATTCTCAATAAATTTTTCTCTTTAATGAAGCTACTGGCATCTCCAGAATCAGTTCATATTCCTGCTTCTCCCCTGAGAAAAATAGCAAGAATTATCTGCTTGCTTCTTACAAATGGGTCTTCATCTATGGTGGACCATGTCTATCGTTCAGTCGTTGGTGATGACAAATCTCAATTGTCATCAGTCATGTATATAGCCTTGCTCTTGGAAGGTTTTCCACTGAATGTAATGTCAGATAACTTGAGGAGTGTTGCTAAACAGAAAATCGTTACCGATTATTTTACCTTCATAGGAACCTCTGGTAACAAACTGTCGACTGCCTGCAGTTCGAGTCTATCGGCGACTCCAGTTTTTGCCCTGTCGGCTTCGCTGCAGTCACA ACAAGTTAGCATATCTGATGTTGACATGAAGAGCCTCAGCTTTTTAGTTACAACAATTCGCAACTTGAAAAGTGCTGTGGATAAACCAATGAAACAACATTATCACATGCTTTTAAGCGAGACACTGGGGATCATCTCGAATTTAAAGCATTTATATACATCTGATGAGATGGAGGAAGTAATCTTGGAGCTTCAAAACCTGTTTATCTCAGGGCCAGCCGCCTCTGATCCTCTGTTGTATCAATGCAAACCGTATCTGGCGCTTTACATGGGAGGACTTGGAGACATGGAGATATCGGAAAAGGATGATTGTGCAAAAAGCTGTGCCGTGTGGGAGTTGTATCACATGGTATTCAAGGAACGACACTGGGCGCTAGTTCATCTCGCAATTGCATCATTTGGATACTTTGCTGCTCGTACTTCTTGCAACGAGCTTTGGCGATTTGTGCCCCAAAATGCAGCTCTTTGTTATGATGTTATGTCCGGAAATGACACAAATGTGGAGAGATTTATGTCCGAGTTAAAATCATTTCTCGAGAAGGAAACAGCTCTTCTCATCGCTGATCCTAGCTTTGAGCAGCTTGAGTTGCTTATGAAAGAAGGTGCGGTACTGAAAGAAATGGTTCAGAGAGTTGCGAGCATTCAGATAGAGGCCATGGAATGTGAAGAAACTGATGTCGACCTCCAATCGAACAAGAGAAGGAAACTTCCTGATGGAATCAGCAAAGGAGTGGAAATACTCCAGAGCGGCTTGAAGGTGATCGGCGACGGTCTTTCCCAGTGGCAGCAGAATCAGATGGATTCCTCTGAACATCATGATAAGTTTTTAACTCATTTTTCTCAACTGCAAGATGTCATTACTCGCATTATTAGCTTGACCGATGAATAG
- the LOC126667380 gene encoding putative glycine-rich cell wall structural protein 1, whose amino-acid sequence METMKQKFCSMVFVVLLLMVVSILFFKADGCEGNDDDDSYGGGQSNCFNDGDSGVGAGGGGGGGGGGGGSGGYGGGYGYGGGNAGGGGGGGGGGGGNDEVQIYSTHGNIGNLESLNNSKINYL is encoded by the exons ATGGAAACTATGAAGCAAAAGTTCTGCTCTATGGTATTTGTGGTGCTTTTGTTAATGGTGGtgtccattttattttttaaagctGATGGGTGTGAAGggaatgatgatgatgatagtTATGGCGGTGGACAGAGTAATTGTTTCAATGATGGTGATTCTGGTGTTGGAGCTGGCGGGGGTGGAGGTGGAGGCGGAGGTGGAGGAGGGTCCGGTGGATATGGTGGAGGCTATGGCTATGGAGGTGGCAATGCtggtggaggaggaggaggaggtggtggtggtggaggaaATGATG AAGTTCAGATTTACTCAACACATGGGAATATTGGAAATTTGGAATCTCTTAATAATAGTAAGATTAATTACCTGTAG
- the LOC126669770 gene encoding glycine-rich protein 23, which translates to MGKFWCLILVLVVFAFLHANARNLPSDDDHAGGVTDHQQTVLKNNDAVAPAAESPAGTGLKDKKNFIYGGVGGFAGMGGYAGMVGGLPLIGGVGGIGKYGGIGGVAGVGGGLGGAGGGLGGLGGLGGGLGGGAGGGAAGGAAGGAGGGILPCP; encoded by the coding sequence ATGGGTAAGTTTTGGTGTTTGATTCTTGTTCTTGTTGTGTTTGCATTTTTGCATGCAAATGCACGTAATTTGCCTTCTGATGATGATCATGCTGGTGGCGTTACCGATCATCAGCAAACTGTACTGAAAAATAATGATGCTGTTGCACCGGCAGCTGAGTCACCAGCCGGTACTGGTCTTAAAGACAAGAAGAATTTCATTTACGGCGGTGTTGGTGGCTTTGCTGGAATGGGCGGCTACGCCGGCATGGTTGGGGGTTTGCCTCTTATTGGTGGAGTTGGTGGAATTGGCAAGTATGGTGGAATTGGCGGAGTTGCCGGAGTTGGAGGTGGCCTTGGCGGTGCTGGTGGTGGTCTTGGGGGACTTGGTGGCCTTGGTGGTGGTCTTGGCGGTGGAGCGGGTGGTGGTGCTGCCGGTGGCGCAGCTGGGGGTGCTGGTGGTGGGATTTTGCCATGTCCTTAA